Genomic segment of Malus domestica chromosome 15, GDT2T_hap1:
TGGAGAAAAACTAAAATACAAAGACCCTTtggtgtttatatatatttgtcttGAATGTGTTGATCTAAGTTGAAGAGGTTCTTCACCTTGTTCTCTTCTTGCTGCCTCCTTTCTTCTGAACCCGCCCTTTAAACTTCGAGCCTTTAGCGGAGAGGATGGCCGAGGCACTCTGCCCTTCGAGCTTCTTCGTCATTTTCACCACACTCGATATTCCTTTTCTCGCGGCCGCCCTATGCTCTGGTCTACGGCTCATCATTTTCCGATCAAGTGGCCAATATGCATATGGTTCAAGCTTGTCCTTCCTCTTCAAATCCCCACCAGCCTTCTTGCTGGCGTACTCTTTGCCGGTGGCAGCCCACCCGGATTCTGATGTCTTCCTGcgtttttgtgttttctttgAGTTTGCAGACAAGTGACTATCCGCTTCGCTTCTTGCATCATAATCAGGTTCGGATGGCTTTTCCTTGTACGATTCTGCTTCGTCGTGAATTATTAGGCGCCCATCAGGGTCTATCTCTGGCCCATCATCCGACTCCATCTTTCGCTTTAAACTCTCAGATGACCTGAGTGCAGACCTAGTTCTTTGCCGATCAAGCAGATCAAGTGGCTCATCCTCTAGCTGATCAAGCAACTTCTTATTATTTGTTCTTCTGTAATACAAACAATTGTGTTGGTTCATTTCGGCCAATCCAGGTTGTGTTGTTgatcatattattttttaacattCCTGGACAATCAGATATGATCCAACGAACACTTCTAGCTTACCAAGATCATGAATAATGCAAAGTGTAGCTATCTAAACACGTAAACACTGCAACATGAACATCAACAACCACCTACCGTAATGAAGATGCTTTGGATTTGAGCTGTGTGGACACCTTGCCACGTCTGCCCGACTCTGTTTTGGCATCCATATAATCTGCATCGCTATCCTCATTTTCTTCATCACCAAAATCAGAAAAGATTTTTGTATGGTTCCACCTGCTTAGCCTGAAAAGAAGATGGAAAATAACAGAATGTTAGAGAACATGAAGATTAAAAActatatatatctcaaaaaaTGAAAGTTCAAAAATGAGATGTAAAAGTTCCACCGGCACATACGCACATGTGTGATGTGTATTTACAATAAGAATACATGTGCACCGTGTGAGTTGTGCTCGTGCATGTATTTAACTTTTAAATTATGAAAGAGTGAGACCTGGATGTAGTTGCTTTGGACACTTGAGATCTAGCTTCCTCAGATTTAGAACCCAGCTTTCTCTCTTTTCGTTCCTTAAGCTGTGTTCACAAGAAAAGGGGAAGATCAGAAACAAGTAGTGAGTACCCctggaaaattttcaatctAGCACGATGCCTCTCGACAAACCTTCCGTATGTTCGTAAGTAGTTTCATATGCTCTTGAGGCATCACAGCCTTAACAGCATCAAGCCCACATTTCTTGACGAGCATTTCTAGAAGCAGCTTAacctgaagaagaagaaaaatcgaGTTTGAAAAGCAAGTGATGAGAAATATGGGGAAATTCATAAAACCAACTGAACTCAACCATATTGAGGAGGAAACAACCTTGGCTTTGAAGTGGCTTTTAGTAGCATCTTGCCACTTGAGCAAGCCTTCCACCATGCTTTTCAAGTGCAACTGCAACCCCTCAGCTTGTGATTTGGCTACTAATACTTTCAACAAACCCAAATTAGCCTGCAAAAAGGAAATAACAAATAAGTCAACGAATTATCAAGCAGTTCACTTAAGTAACTGAATAACTCCGAAATGCTGATCTAAAAGAGAGGGGAACAAACTTTGATTATTTCTTTGTTCTTTCTCTGAAGGAGGAGAAATGTggatgggagcaaattgctagCACTTGAAACAAGGTCAGAAAATTCATAAGCCAACCGAGCTAAGCCCTTCATTGCAGCACTGATCATATGAGGAGTTTCACCAGCTAGCCCCCCAGCTACCTGTGACCATAAGATCAACCTTAGACATGCTGCAAATTTATATAATTTCTGCTTTCCCACAGGACCAATTATTGCCAAAAGACTAACAGTAAAAACTGAGGCAGTCTGAAACAATATTCAGTACCATGTTAAAAAATTGCAGCAGGTTTTCTCTCTTCCCGCCAGTCTCCTCGTCTCCACAAGCATGGCCAATTTGGACAAGGATGTCATAAGCtctatttcttgttttcttgttaGCCTGCATTGAGAAAGAAAACCATTGGTAGCACTACATATAAATGAACAAATTCTGAAGCTGCAGAATGCAAGATCTTCTGGCTCTTTAAGCGCAAGAATTAGATTCTTTCAGGAAATTAAAAACTACGCAAGAAACCAGATTGCAGCTGCTAAACCACTTTACCTCTTTAAGTGCAAGAATTATTTCTGTCAGGAAAGAACTTATGATGTCATGCTGCATCTGCTCAGTGTCGCTCTACAAAAAGATTCAAGTTCTTAGCATGGAATGGCATACATGTGAATTTTTTTCCCTAAATCAAACTTTGTTCCTGAGAATCAAATAATGAATGCTACACGTAGTAATACGATTTGGCAAATCAATATGTTTATGTATACCTTTGAAATATGGACTACTAGGAGGTACAAGCAGTCAAGTCTGTGCCGTTTAGCTGAAAAATGGCATGAAGGAAGTACTTCAATCATAATATCTGACAATTCCTTGCGCTTCAATGAAAGAAACCAATCACAGTCCTGACCATACATCCAGCAACAAGATCCATAAGTAAAAGAGATGAGCAAAGGAAAAAAACCACCATAACATGGATAGAATGGCTCAGCAGCACATAATTCCAGAAAATTATATGAGTGCCCTTGTAACCATGTCTTCTTTAACTAAGACATTAGCAGTGAAGCAAACGACTTTGAACCAGTAAACCATGTTTCCAAATATTCCACTGACTGGTGATAATAATTCAAGTACAGTGCAAAAGCATTAATAAAGATAATCCCTAACATCCAAATCATACAAATCCTTAACTTTTGCATACCCTGAGAATGATTGAAAGAACTTTGTATGCCTTCTTTTGTATCAATCCTTCATTATCCTGAAGTCAGGAAGCCCATAGTTAGTAACTTAGGCAGTATTTCCTTTTACCAAGCATTTCTAGATGCCcttaaaaacaaagtaaataaccagatggaggagaaagatttcCAAACCTGCAATGCAGTCTTTATTGCACTAAATAAAACATCAACCTCTTTAGCATCCAAACCAGGTAAAAGTGAGACTGCCAAGTCAAATAGTTGTGCCCTGCAGTTAAGATGGAAGAGAATTAATGTCAGGTCAGACATCCTGAGAGAGAGAAGTGATAACTCTACTGTGAAAATGAAGAACTAAACAtcatagacaaaaaaaaaataaaaaatgatgtaCCGCATGGTATTAGAATCTCTAGAGCTTTCTGCTTTCCTAGCCTCTTCAGTaaccttcaaaagcttcaccaatgtACTTCTAAAATACCTTGAGACAACTTCTTTATCTGATATTGAAGCAAACTCACCAATTGTGGACTGTACAGGTGGAAACATAATTATTCTCATCTTCAcaaaacactattcatgaaaAAGTAATCAACGAATTTCGCATTGAAAGTACAAACATGTATCTAACCAAAAATGTATTCCTAAGTAGAAAATTGAACCCAATATGAAAATGTACAAGTTCATTAGGGGAAGCAGAGGGGACAGAGGTGCAAATGTATCCAAAAGATCAAGGGGAagtcaaaagaaagaaagaaaaataagactGAAAAGGGTGATATTGTAAAAAAGGGATGCAGCTTATAAAGTGAGCCAATTCCATTTTGTTCTTGTGCCTTTATTGCTGAATTATGTTCTTTGAATGTTCACTACGATGTATCTAACACATTTAGGTAAAAAGTGCCTCTCTCTCTTACAAAAAATGTGTCATGGTTTTAACGAGGATAGGCATGGTTTGTAGGGAAACTGCATTTGTTACACCAGTAGGATAAGTGTACTGTACAAAAATCAATGCGGATTTGACATTCTTGTCATGTATTTTGcagaacaaataaacaaaacacatgTAACCTCAGTATGCTTAAGTACCTGCAAACAGCCTGCATCATCTTTTGTGGTATTCAAGAAAACACCTGATAGAACAGGTAGTAACTTGCGTGCAGATGACTTGAGTACGCTCATGTTACCTTCTGTAACTTCAGGGGTATAATTGGCCATAGCTCTATGTCTGGCGCTACCTAATTCACTATCAGACAGATCATTCACTTCCacaattttcttattttgttgaaCAAGAATCTGCAAGCTCAAGCATATTATCCCACGAATCTCAGGTTCATCCTGAAGGGCACTGCATAAGGCTTGCTCTAGATCCTTGAAACTTTCAGCAGTATCAGAAGCATAGTTGCAAAAGGAAGGTAACAGTGACCACAAAGCGTGTACAAGTGCATCTGAACTCCTTGATGAAACAATACGTCCTTGTGACTCCAGCTGCAAATTATAGCACATAACTAAAAAATTCCATCTGGAATAAACAACTAGCATTCCATCAGTATGATTTGTTCAATACCTTTTTAGATTTCTCCTTTATCATTCCAACCATACCCAAAATTGACTCCGTAAAGAAGCTCAAACGTGCACCAATTGTATACTGCTTCAGTATCGGAAAGAGCCAAACATTCACCTGACTTAGGTCTTCAGCCTCCAAATTAAGAGGTAGAAGACCTAAAAATGTTTCAGGTCCCATTGCAACAAGAGCCGATCCAAAGCATTCATGCAACTATATATTAATAAAGTCCTTATATTAGTAAATGTCACACTGAGTTAGAAAAAATGAACTGAGTTTGACTTGCAACCTAAAAAACTTGTAAATGATGATAGTGGACATGGTAAAATTAATATGTTAAACACTGAATAATATAGAAAAGACCTGTTTCCTGAAAGGGAAATCTTCATCAGGTAACTTCTCCATTTCCTCCAAGCTCTTCATTGCACCCCTCATGAAATAAGAAGAGTATACCCCTGCATGATAACAGCTGTTATACCTCTGATATCAAATGGAGATAATAAGTGCATGGtaacagaaaaataaatcagTTAAAAACAAGAGGAAACAGTCAGATGcatcaaattttaaaagtaaTACCAAGTTTATCAAACATTGCTGAGACAACTTGAAATGCAAGGTCCCAGACACCTGCGTAGTGATAACCAAGTAAGCTTTCAATAGTAGCACACACTTTTTCAATTATAGTTGGCCCAGACTTCCTTGCATCATTTTTTGCATTCATTACAATCTGGTCAACTCCCTGTTTGACCAAGCTTTCATCAATGCAAGCACGAATGAGACCCTTAAATGTGTCCGCTGCTGCATGTATAGCCTCTTCATGCTCAGATGCCAACACATCTGCCAAAATCAAAGAAACACAACGGAACTTTTTGAGTTCTGCTTTCTAGAATGGAACAGATAAAAAGAGACTTAGAAGAAGATTTCTTTAACTAATAAGAAGGTAAAATGTACGCAACTAAAGTCAGTGGACGACAAAACACTACATACCTTCGAGTGCAATGAAAACGAGAGGGAGTTTAACTACACATATTTGCCTGTTAAGGGAATAAACTTTCGCCATTCCAGTACCAAGCAAGCGAGCTGTAAATGTCATGCCATCCACAGATGTCTCATTCGTAGAGACAGAAAGAGCTAATGAGCATAATAGATCGAGCAATACTTCAAGAGAAACATCTGTCGATGGATTGAGACAAAGTATATTCAAACTGTCTGTTATACGCTTTGTAACAAGTGGTTGGCGCAGTTCCAGAAGAGTTTTGTAGTACTTGAGGACATCGGTTTTGTACTTGATTGACATAAGAAACAGACACTCTTTCAGAGCATCCAAAACATACAAGACCTCTTGGGCTCCCTTGGGTCCTTCACTCGCATCTGCCTTTGACCCACCGGCAAGCAGAAGAAACCTTTCAAATAAGTTAGTTATCCCTTCACTTGCGGGGGCAAGGAGCGGTGTTCCTTGAAAACTTTGCAGCACATCGCTAAGGCACAAATGTGATTGTCTTCTCACCTGTTTCCGAATCCAATTACAATACATTCCAGTACATGGAACAGAATCAAAATCTGAATCAATTATATCAATCGACATTACCAAAATATGCAACAATTGTACCAAAACGTCATTTAATAAACCTCAAATTCATCGAATTTATATAGTaaatgaccgaagcaatctgAATTCTATCATAAACAATCAACAATAACGATAAGAACTCAATGGCAAATAAAATGTGAGAAACTCACCTTCGGGCGAGAATCCGTAACGAAACTCAATAGGAATCCATACAATTGAGAGACATCAGACCAGTTGACGCGGCCTCTGACAATGAGCAAATGCGATATACATTTCAATCCCGAGAAGGCGGCACCCGCCGTCAACGACGGCGACCGAAGAACACGGACCAAGAGCTCCGATAAGAACTCGCTCTTCTTCACGAGAATCCCCACCGATACTTTCTGAAAGACAATGGAGAGAATCGTGAGGAGGGCGTCGATCACGTGACCGGGTGGGTCTGGCTGGGAGGCGAGGCCGTCGAGGGACGAGCACGTGAAGCCGAGGTATGCGACGGGAGTCGAAGGGAGGTTCTTGTCTTTGAGCTCCTGGGCCATGGCGCCGACGGCGGCACAGAGGTGGTGGTGGTCTTCGCGCGTGGAGCTGCTGAAGCGCGTGAAGATTGAGGCGCAGATGTCGTCATCGTCGCTTAGAGGGAGGGAGTGGACGTCGTCCACTTCGATGCCTTCCATGTTTGGGCTGGAGTTTTGGGGAGTTGCAGAAAAACCCTAGCTTCGATGGTTCTTCTGTTTTTTTGCCCACCTCTCAGTACCGGCTAGGGTTTTAGGGAGACAGTTGAGGGCGAAGAAGGTGACCGTTAAGTTGCGGATTCACGGGTCGAGGTTTTAGTTAAGCCTTTGGGAACCGGGTGGCCCAGTTGTGGCGGGTTCGGATGGGTCACTGAGTTCGTAAGCGCGCGACCGACACTCGTTACATCTTTGGACTCAACGGGCCCGTCACCAAAAGATGATTTATATTCCTTCTGGGCCGGTTCGGAAGTATTGACCCGAATTTAACTCTATAGTATTCTCCCCAATTTTATAGTCAAGGACTCAAGCGAGGAGAGAAGAGGTTACAATTATTTATCGTCACGTGGAGAGAAAGATAGAAAAATGATGACAATAATACTGATACATGAAGGTAATGCTTCTAAAATTTAGTTGGTAAAATTAGGATAGTGCTATCCACAAACTCccttttatttctcacacacatttgttaatttttattcattgatctttttcaattcgtTCAATTCAACGGTCGAAAATTGATatgtgtgtgaaaagtaaaaatgtgtGGATAGCGTGAAATTATTTATGAATTATGACCCCCCGCACAATTTTCACAATTTTTGGACATACGGTGTTGAGGAATGAGGGTGGTTGATTGATGGAACAAAACATAGTTTTAGGTAAATGGAGGTAAAATGTGGGGTATTTACGGGGTTCACAAGACAAACTCTCTAATAAGTTGATATTTTTCGTACGGGTTGTCTTATGCAACAAGTCTCTAACATGTTGTCACATGGGACAGTCACACAAATTTTCGTGAATCATAGGATACTCTAATCACGATCATAAAAACAGTCATACAAATTTTCGTGGATCATAGGATTTTCTAATCACGATCATAAAAAATATCTTATCCATCAGAGCAATCTACTGTTTATCGCAAataattatttcaaaataaagTAAGATCTTGATAAGTAAAATATCCAGAACTTTTAGAGTAATTCAAACCCAGACAACAATATTATAAactgattatatatatatatatatatatatatatatatatatatatatgtgtgtgtagcATCATTACTATACTCGTTAATATCATACGTACAACTTGAAGTAAAACAGTACGATACCAATTGCGGCATGGACTGACACTGATACCCATAATGACAGAATTACAGCCGTCCATCATCAGATCATCATCAAGGTCCAGATCTGGGCCATCTGCTGCTCTTGTCGAGGCGATTGATCAGGTACAGCGCGTTGCTCGTAACCCTAGCCGAATTCGTAATCTTCCGCTTCACATCCACGGCCTTGGCCTTCACATTCGCCTCCTGAATCCCATCGAGACACGTCTCGTCATCCGTGAGGGCGGCGCTCAGCCACGTCTGGGCATTGCTCATCTGGAATCGAAACGTCTCCTTCCGGAGGTGGTGCAGCTCGGCGAGCGTCTCGCTCAGCTCGTCCACCGACGTCGACATCAGGTCCACGCAGTCGCCGATCGCCGAGAGCTGCAGCTTCGTCCCCTTGAAGGAGGCGGAGAGCTGGGCGAGGAAGCCGGAGACGCGGAGTGAGCGGGCGAGGCTAACGTTCACAGCGGCCTGGGCGAGGTCGCGGGGGGTCTTGGCGGGGCCGGCGTAGTTGGATAGAGTGCGGAGGCAGATTTTGGGGTAAGTGGCGTGGCGACATGATGAACGGACGATATTTGATGCTGGGTGGTGTTTCCCTGCGGCGGAGGCGGAGTACAGCGAGCAGAAGAGGAGGACgaggagagggagaagagagagtagGAAACGCATCGAGGAGGTGAGTAGAGTGAAGATTGAAGAGTGTGGAATTAATCTGTGGCAGTGTTAGTCTGGTCGCTGGGGGGTGAGAGGTTGGGTATATATAGGGGGCGTCTGTAGTGAACCAGTGACAGTGGGAAAGTAAACGGGCAAATCTCCGTTTTAGACTAGGAATGTTTAACATTAGGTTAGCCTTGCCTTCCAATATCTTTCTATTCGTTTAGatatacttttaaaataattgaaaacgtttttagtgaaaatatttttagattccaaaagcattttaaGTGATTTCTGCAATAAACACTaattatgtgcttctttcaAGAAACACTTTAAGTAATTTTTCAGGattcacttgtatttttactaaggattgattCAAAAAATATTATCACCAAAAatactttcagttattttaaaagcacatccaaactagcctttaatagtttaatacaaaaCATAGATCACGTTAATGTTTTTAAACTAAACTGCTTTAAcagaagaaaatataaaaagaaaacaaagaatattGACATTCATATTTTGCTGTCCGATCAAGGAATGATTAAAATAACTTTTTATATATAGCGTCATTCAATAATTCACTCAGGACATTCGAAGATATATTTTTATCGGTTCACAATTTCCTTACTTTTGTAATCTTCTTTCCAATATGAGGTTTGGTTTTTCTCGTTTTTCTTTGTATTGATTCCATCTAGGTATTATTCTTCTCGATCACATCTTATTGGTCACTTcatttgattttgaatcattaaaaCCTGTATTGCTATTTCTTATTTACAGAGGATAAACAACCCAAAATCCTAGCCatgctcttcttttttttcaacgtACATTCATTAATAAGAACATCATTCATCATGAATACAATTCAGTGATTACAAATGCAACAAAAAGACAATACAAATTTTACCCCATATAACCGTAAATCTAACCAAACGGAAGGATAACACTCATAAAGACAAAATCTTGCTTCACTTTCTTAATAACTTGCAAAAGACGACGCTCATTCGACAAATAAGTCATGCTACGAGACATCACGGAGATGTCTTCATAGTCCTTTgccaaaaaaaacaacaaacaacgaaaccacaaccaaaacaaaataaactcTTCAAAGGTACGATTCCTCAATCATGGGATACCCGCACCTAACTAACAAGAAAGATAAGCTCGCAATGCCTAAACCCAATGAGCCGGCTGGACCTAACACCATCAAGACTCGCAAGGTAAACATCCTACCATCACCTGAAGAATTTGCAACGACAATAAAACATGATTGTGAATCCCTCAAACCACTGCAACAACCCCTCAAACGAAAGACCACACCACCCTTTGATGACAAGACTCGCAGGGTAAACATCCAACCATCACCTGAAGAATTTGCAACGACAATAAAACATGATTGTGAATCCCTCAAACCACTGCAACAACCCCTCAAACGAAAGACCACACCACCCTTTGATGATCTTCAAATAGTCAACAATCTTACTATGAGTCACCTCCAACAAACGTGAGCTTCTTCCCATAATCCTTGCCAAAAGCACAAACCACAAAATCACCACTTCAAATTTGAACAACAAATATCACTTTTAAAATCTGAAGTTGAGTAATAAGTTATTACCGCAACAAAAACTCTCATCCTCAACTATAAAAACTCTCCGCgacaaaacaagcaaaaaatATGACTTTTCTCTTGGCGTCCGAGTATCACCTCCTCCCTTTTCCATTATGGTGCGTTTCCTTTCCCTATCTCGGTTTACTTTGTATTGATACCGTCTCCTGTATCAAGAGAAGAATACATTACTATCTAGTTATTAGTCTTCTCCATCACTTCTTCATCGTCACTTCAATCACATCTTAACCGTCACTAAatcgttgaatttttttttttttttcaaaaacctACCCACGATTTCACTCTCTAATATTGTTCTTGAATTTAAAGTTGAAGACATTATTTCAAGTTTCAACCACTTCCCGTAATTCAACCAACCCATGTCTACATTGTCCACGTAGAGATTTCCATCACCAGACTATGTACTATTTTAGAATGATAAATTAAATGGCAGTATTGCTATTTTTGTAGTGCTCAAGTGTCTTTTCTTGTTTATGGAATAGTCCTTACCAACAATGAAGATCAAAGTAACACTCAAACCGACATTGACAGCTATAACGAGTGCTTTTATAAGACGCACTTCTGTTTATATAAATTCCTTAAACCCAATTAAATTGcattttttgtgttttcttcAATTaactttacatttttatttcaaatgttATATGATAAATGGTTTTGATTTTTTCAAAAagcttttttttaaacaaaacgatagtatttacactaagagaaatgatgtgggcttagtctcacaatgagcaggcaaaatgtggttcaaattcgcctttagcgaaaatcaaacctaaaacctctcgcTTACAAGTAAATAACGTTTTTAATCTTTCTAAAAGCACTAACAAACAAATATTAGTTATTTCAAACATGTAATAGGGAATTTAAGCGCCCCGATTTGTGGCTATTTTGCCTAGTTTTGGGGACCAGTGAAGGAGATCCAAATAAATGCCCTGGTAGAATAGCTCACCTTTCAGCCCATCACCAACCAACTAAAATATGCAAACGTGTATGTATTAACCAATAACCAAAGTCCACGACCATCATGTACGGTGCAAGCGCACCCTCTTACTTTGCTCCTCTCTCTAATGGCGTTGTGTCACCAATTTGTTTTCAAGTTTGTAACCAAGTGGTATTCAATACGTGAGGGGAACAAACGAAGACGGATATCCTATTTTTCGGGAACATATATCATCGGCGACGTCTCCAAACTAATCATAAATAACTGAGAGTCGTCCACCAACACGTAAACAACAAGATCTAGAATGCATGATTTActaaaacatatatatgtattgtACAGTATGAACACATAAGCTCTAGCTTGTACACTAGAAACAATGCGTCGATCAATGAGATTGATTGGCATGGTTTAACCCTGCAAGAAACGTTGGCGTAAaacttttgattttattttttatgttgcaGTATTCATTAATCATGCTTATCATTTAAAGacgtcaacatttatttattgaaaTAAGTCTGATGAGAGAACGTTATCTGTTTAAAATTGTTGGGACTTCACAACTAATTATTTGATGTGTTATAGATTAATGAGATGTATTAGAATTCGAAAAGCTTCGTATTTGCACGAAAGAATGTGATGGGGTGGTGGGAGTTTGATGGGGAAACATGGGACCCTTGATTTTTCAGGAATTATTTGCTGAATTCCGATAAGAAACGAAACCTTGTGAGCCCAGCAGAGCAGCATTCCCAAGAATTGGACATGTAAGTGGTGAAAGTTCTGAAACAAAGCATGTGAATTGCAGTCTGGAATCCGCTATAAAAATTCCTACCCCACTCTTTAAATTGCAcgatgtttatatatataatatgtcaaTATCTTAGGATTTGTttgtaaatgtttttaaaatgattaaaatcgttttttgtgaaattatttTTGGATTCCAAAACCACATGAAATTCTTCTTACAAAAAACATATAATTGGTGtttcttgcagaaagcacttcaaatattttttcaagattcacttatatttttactaaaaattggttccaaaaacacttttaaagaAATTGCtttcatcattttaaaaacaatttcaaactaacatttatttatttgataaaCACATTATGCGCTGTCAATTTCTGTAGGAAATTTCATCAAACTTGTCTTCACAAGTTTTggtaaacacaaactaactaaaACTCGTGGGGATAAGAAGTATAGAGATGAAATGTAGAGAACCTGTGGGAAAGAAATTCTATATGTACTAAAACCCGTGGAGAAATCAATGTAGCTTAGTAACAGTGCATTTCCAGTTTTACACCCGCTTATTTCAACTTCGCCCCGTTTGCTTCCTTCTTCTATGCTCCTCCCCCCTCGTGTAATATGCCAAACCTTCATCTTCAACTCGACCTCCCCCTTCACAAACTCCCTCCGGTCCCTTTTCTCTATAAATTGTAATCACCGCCACCACCAGTTCGCTCAAACTTTGTCTATAAAGCCTCTTTAAATGCACAAGAATTGAGATTTTTGTATCATCAACAACAAAGACATGAAAGTTGTCGCAAGAAAGAAGATTACCTGACAAAGAGGAGGTTTTCTTGGATTCTCATCGTCTCTTGGGCCACCACTTCCACCTTCATTTCCAGGTGCCTTTT
This window contains:
- the LOC103400910 gene encoding uncharacterized protein, whose translation is MEGIEVDDVHSLPLSDDDDICASIFTRFSSSTREDHHHLCAAVGAMAQELKDKNLPSTPVAYLGFTCSSLDGLASQPDPPGHVIDALLTILSIVFQKVSVGILVKKSEFLSELLVRVLRSPSLTAGAAFSGLKCISHLLIVRGRVNWSDVSQLYGFLLSFVTDSRPKVRRQSHLCLSDVLQSFQGTPLLAPASEGITNLFERFLLLAGGSKADASEGPKGAQEVLYVLDALKECLFLMSIKYKTDVLKYYKTLLELRQPLVTKRITDSLNILCLNPSTDVSLEVLLDLLCSLALSVSTNETSVDGMTFTARLLGTGMAKVYSLNRQICVVKLPLVFIALEDVLASEHEEAIHAAADTFKGLIRACIDESLVKQGVDQIVMNAKNDARKSGPTIIEKVCATIESLLGYHYAGVWDLAFQVVSAMFDKLGVYSSYFMRGAMKSLEEMEKLPDEDFPFRKQLHECFGSALVAMGPETFLGLLPLNLEAEDLSQVNVWLFPILKQYTIGARLSFFTESILGMVGMIKEKSKKLESQGRIVSSRSSDALVHALWSLLPSFCNYASDTAESFKDLEQALCSALQDEPEIRGIICLSLQILVQQNKKIVEVNDLSDSELGSARHRAMANYTPEVTEGNMSVLKSSARKLLPVLSGVFLNTTKDDAGCLQSTIGEFASISDKEVVSRYFRSTLVKLLKVTEEARKAESSRDSNTMRAQLFDLAVSLLPGLDAKEVDVLFSAIKTALQDNEGLIQKKAYKVLSIILRDCDWFLSLKRKELSDIMIEVLPSCHFSAKRHRLDCLYLLVVHISKSDTEQMQHDIISSFLTEIILALKEANKKTRNRAYDILVQIGHACGDEETGGKRENLLQFFNMVAGGLAGETPHMISAAMKGLARLAYEFSDLVSSASNLLPSTFLLLQRKNKEIIKANLGLLKVLVAKSQAEGLQLHLKSMVEGLLKWQDATKSHFKAKVKLLLEMLVKKCGLDAVKAVMPQEHMKLLTNIRKLKERKERKLGSKSEEARSQVSKATTSRLSRWNHTKIFSDFGDEENEDSDADYMDAKTESGRRGKVSTQLKSKASSLRRTNNKKLLDQLEDEPLDLLDRQRTRSALRSSESLKRKMESDDGPEIDPDGRLIIHDEAESYKEKPSEPDYDARSEADSHLSANSKKTQKRRKTSESGWAATGKEYASKKAGGDLKRKDKLEPYAYWPLDRKMMSRRPEHRAAARKGISSVVKMTKKLEGQSASAILSAKGSKFKGRVQKKGGSKKRTR
- the LOC103400911 gene encoding pectinesterase inhibitor 3-like; the protein is MRFLLSLLPLLVLLFCSLYSASAAGKHHPASNIVRSSCRHATYPKICLRTLSNYAGPAKTPRDLAQAAVNVSLARSLRVSGFLAQLSASFKGTKLQLSAIGDCVDLMSTSVDELSETLAELHHLRKETFRFQMSNAQTWLSAALTDDETCLDGIQEANVKAKAVDVKRKITNSARVTSNALYLINRLDKSSRWPRSGP